One Terriglobales bacterium genomic window carries:
- the lpxD gene encoding UDP-3-O-(3-hydroxymyristoyl)glucosamine N-acyltransferase has product MKLSEVAKHVGGRLVGNDTEVSGLASIVSATERDLVFVESGKRLAAALASRAGAVIAGDFVSDEVHHSKPLIIAKQPRLAFAKASEMLSPQQQVEVGIHPTAVVSASALLGKALAVGPYAVISENVNIGDHCAIGASVFLGDGVRIGRSCDIKANVTMYPGTTVGDRVIVHAGTVLGSDGFGFVRDESGGRYTKFPQIGRLEIGDDVEIGANCTVDRGALDATLIGRGAKLDNMVHVGHNVRIGEDVVIAAQTGISGSTVIEDGVVIAGQVGIADHVTIESGAVLGAQCGVPSGKVIRGKGILFWGTPARPIRQYLKELAVLARLARK; this is encoded by the coding sequence ATGAAGCTCAGCGAAGTCGCAAAACATGTCGGCGGACGATTAGTGGGCAACGACACTGAGGTCAGTGGACTCGCATCCATTGTGTCGGCAACCGAGCGAGATTTAGTTTTCGTGGAGAGCGGGAAGCGTCTGGCGGCGGCACTGGCATCGAGAGCGGGGGCCGTGATTGCGGGTGATTTTGTGTCCGATGAGGTTCACCACAGCAAGCCGCTCATAATCGCGAAGCAGCCTCGGCTGGCGTTTGCCAAGGCGTCGGAGATGTTAAGCCCGCAACAACAGGTGGAGGTTGGTATCCACCCAACCGCCGTGGTCTCCGCGAGCGCGCTTTTGGGGAAGGCCTTGGCAGTCGGCCCGTATGCTGTCATTTCGGAGAATGTCAATATCGGCGACCATTGTGCTATTGGCGCGAGCGTATTCCTGGGCGATGGTGTCCGCATCGGAAGAAGCTGCGACATCAAAGCAAATGTCACCATGTATCCGGGCACCACGGTAGGAGACCGCGTGATTGTGCATGCCGGGACGGTGCTGGGCAGCGATGGTTTCGGTTTTGTGCGCGACGAATCGGGGGGGCGCTACACGAAGTTTCCTCAGATTGGGCGGCTGGAGATCGGCGACGACGTCGAGATCGGCGCCAACTGCACCGTCGACCGCGGCGCGTTGGACGCCACCCTGATCGGACGGGGAGCGAAGCTGGACAACATGGTGCACGTCGGGCACAACGTGCGCATCGGCGAGGACGTGGTGATTGCCGCCCAGACCGGAATATCCGGCAGCACCGTAATCGAGGACGGCGTAGTGATTGCCGGGCAAGTGGGGATTGCGGATCATGTCACCATCGAGAGCGGGGCAGTCCTTGGCGCGCAGTGCGGCGTGCCCAGCGGAAAGGTGATTCGCGGCAAGGGAATTCTGTTTTGGGGAACGCCGGCTCGGCCGATTCGACAGTATTTGAAGGAGCTGGCGGTGCTGGCGAGACTGGCACGGAAATAA
- a CDS encoding lysophospholipid acyltransferase family protein yields MRHRIEYALLWPVVKLLGTLPRPMARAVAILLAGAVYHLHGRLRRVGLRNLEIVYPEMPAAQRRKIVRGVFVSLGRQLAEFCRFPSYTRENVSQVAVYEGFENFDEARRRGKGVLFLTAHLGGWEIGSFVHSIHGHTLRIVVRALDNPYLDRMVERYRTLHGNSTFDKQDFARGLISAMRDGETVGLLMDQNMTPPAGVFVDFLGIPACTASGIARVALRTDASVVPAFTIWDDTRRKYRITFAPRVVLERTGDDERDVIQATQRFTSVIEEYVRKYPEQWLWVHRRWKTRPEGGKPLY; encoded by the coding sequence ATGCGTCATCGTATAGAGTATGCGCTGCTCTGGCCGGTGGTGAAGCTGCTGGGCACCTTGCCGCGTCCGATGGCGCGCGCCGTGGCGATATTGTTGGCAGGCGCGGTCTACCACCTGCATGGCCGGCTGCGAAGGGTCGGACTGCGCAACCTCGAGATCGTGTATCCGGAGATGCCGGCGGCACAGCGCAGGAAGATTGTGCGCGGCGTGTTTGTGTCGCTGGGACGGCAACTGGCGGAATTTTGCCGGTTTCCAAGCTACACGCGCGAGAACGTCTCCCAGGTCGCGGTGTACGAGGGCTTTGAGAATTTCGATGAGGCGCGGCGTCGCGGCAAGGGTGTGCTGTTTCTCACCGCGCACCTGGGAGGATGGGAGATCGGGTCCTTCGTGCATTCCATCCACGGGCACACGCTGCGGATCGTCGTGCGCGCGCTTGACAATCCTTACCTCGATCGCATGGTGGAGCGCTATCGCACCCTGCACGGCAATTCCACCTTCGATAAGCAGGATTTCGCGCGCGGTTTGATTTCGGCAATGCGTGACGGCGAAACTGTCGGCCTGCTCATGGACCAGAACATGACCCCGCCGGCGGGCGTGTTCGTTGATTTTCTTGGCATACCGGCGTGCACCGCCAGCGGCATCGCCAGGGTGGCATTGCGGACCGATGCCTCCGTGGTGCCTGCGTTCACCATTTGGGACGATACGCGGCGGAAATACCGCATCACCTTTGCGCCGCGCGTGGTGCTGGAGCGTACTGGGGATGACGAACGCGATGTCATTCAGGCGACGCAGCGCTTCACCAGCGTGATCGAGGAGTACGTGCGCAAGTATCCGGAGCAGTGGCTGTGGGTTCATCGCAGGTGGAAGACACGGCCGGAAGGTGGAAAGCCTCTTTATTGA
- a CDS encoding cytochrome c — translation MVKIRRSCFLVAVAAAALVSCRASAPGSAEARLVAEVKRETIGGRNMANPLPDTAETQKTGAEHFQHHCQICHGLDGHNTGVPFAAQMSPPVADLGDKSVQSYSDGQLKWIIQNGIRFTGMPGWNGILEDNEQWAIIHYIRHLPTKGALGPPPVFSEAEEQHHHAEEGARSGQEHEHSREQPHSQPEHKH, via the coding sequence ATGGTCAAAATTCGCCGCTCCTGTTTTCTTGTCGCCGTAGCCGCCGCCGCCCTCGTCTCCTGCCGCGCCAGCGCTCCCGGCAGTGCCGAAGCCCGCTTGGTCGCGGAAGTAAAAAGAGAGACCATCGGCGGTAGGAACATGGCCAACCCGCTGCCCGACACTGCAGAAACCCAGAAGACCGGCGCCGAGCACTTCCAGCATCACTGCCAGATCTGTCATGGACTCGACGGCCACAACACCGGCGTGCCTTTTGCGGCGCAGATGTCACCCCCGGTGGCGGATCTCGGCGACAAGAGCGTTCAGTCCTACAGTGACGGGCAATTGAAGTGGATCATTCAGAATGGCATTCGTTTTACAGGCATGCCAGGCTGGAACGGAATCCTCGAGGACAATGAGCAGTGGGCCATTATCCATTACATACGCCACCTGCCCACGAAGGGCGCACTCGGCCCGCCGCCGGTATTCAGCGAGGCCGAGGAGCAGCACCACCACGCCGAGGAGGGTGCCAGGTCGGGACAGGAGCACGAACACTCGCGAGAGCAGCCGCACTCCCAGCCTGAGCACAAACACTGA